The Styela clava chromosome 2, kaStyClav1.hap1.2, whole genome shotgun sequence genome contains a region encoding:
- the LOC120334459 gene encoding uncharacterized protein LOC120334459, with the protein MFSWSPEATFDLIDAAKQVKLVEKSDSTAVRNVVVMKEVARMLVEKGYRDMDVVTVKNKWKRLKAKYNHIRTKTSQSGESSRSALNWPYFRAMHELLGSRPRVQALASMIGVDTSEPSIMRDHSFDETIAQFVAEIEVDNPDSSLLQEESEGELQQDLPQVDESVSHAPPTSSQRGRRRQSSRENYDSRTEALLRVFREESEKDRLAFASALENLTNKILEKL; encoded by the exons ATGTTCAGTTGGTCACCAGAAGCGACATTCGACTTGATCGATGCTGCTAAGCAGGTTAAGCTGGTTGAGAAAAGCGACAGCACTGCGGTTAGAAATGTTGTTGTGATGAAGGAGGTGGCGAGAATGCTAGTGGAGAAGGGATATCGCGATATGGACGT TGTTACTGTGAAGAACAAGTGGAAGCGATTGAAGGCAAAATATAATCATATTAGAACAAAAACGTCACAATCTGGAGAAAGTTCTAGGTCTGCGTTGAATTGGCCATATTTTAGGGCCATGCATGAGCTTCTTGGCTCCAGACCAAGAGTGCAG gcCTTGGCCTCCATGATTGGTGTTGATACCAGCGAGCCGTCAATCATGCGAGACCATAGTTTCGACGAAACCATCGCTCAGTTTGTGGCTGAAATAGAGG TTGACAATCCAGATAGCAGTCTCCTGCAAGAAGAGTCGGAGGGCGAGTTGCAACAGGACCTGCCGCAAG TTGATGAAAGTGTCAGCCATGCTCCACCAACTTCAAGCCAGCGAGGCAGGAGGAGACAGAGTAGTAGAGAAAATTATG ATTCCAGAACTGAAGCTCTCTTGAGAGTATTTAGGGAAGAATCTGAAAAGGATAGGCTTGCCTTTGCATCAGCTTTGGagaatttgacaaataaaatattggagAAACTGTAA